Genomic window (Streptomyces cadmiisoli):
ACCGGGGCAGGCTGCGTGCCGCCATCGCGCACCGGCTGGCCCGCGCCGTGCAGGGGCACACCGAACTGCCCTCCGTCCTCGGCGGCACCGACGGGGCCGCCCACGCGGTGGTCGCCGCGTACGACGGAGTCACCACCCAACTGCTGCTGGACAGGGACGTCGAGCACGCGCGCGCGTGGCTCAAGCAACTGCTCACGGCACTGCTGACCGACGGCAGCGGTCATCCCGAACGAGCCGAATGAGAAAGGGAACGGTCGCCATGGATGCGGACGTCATCGTCGTCGGAGCCGGCCTCGCCGGTCTGGTCGCCGCGCACGAACTCACCAGCCGGGGCCGCAAGGTCGCGCTGGTCGACCAGGAGAACGCCGCCAACCTCGGCGGCCAGGCCTTCTGGTCCTTCGGCGGGCTGTTCCTCGTCGACTCCCCGGAGCAGCGACGCCTCCGCGTCAAGGACTCCTTCGACCTCGCGTGGAACGACTGGCAGGGCAGCGCCGGTTTCGACCGGCTGGACGACGAGGACTCCTGGGCGGTGCGCTGGGCACGCGCCTACGTCGAGTTCGCCGCCGGGGAGAAGCAGTCCTGGCTGACCGGGCACGGCATCAGCTTCCTGCCCACGGTCGGCTGGGCCGAGCGCGGCGACCTGCGCGCGCACGGACACGGCAACTCCGTCCCGCGCTTCCACGTCGCCTGGGGAACCGGCACCGGCGTCGTCGAGCCCTTCGTCCGCCACGCCGAGCAGGCCGCGCGCGACGGACTGCTCACCTTCCACCACCGCCACCGGGTCGACGAACTCGTCATCGAGGAGGGTGCCGCCCGCGGCGTGCGCGGCACGGTCCTCGCCGACGACGACTCGCCGCGCGGTGTCGCCTCCAACCGCGACCGGACCGGCGACTTCGAACTCACCGCCCAGGCCGTGGTCGTCACGACCGGCGGGATCGGCGCGGACCACGACATCGTCCGCCGCCACTGGCCCGAGCGGCTCGGCACGCCGCCCGCCCGGATGGTCACCGGCGTCCCCGCCTACGTCGACGGCCGGATGCTCGACATCAGCGCCGCGGCGGGCGTGCGACTGGTCAACCGGGACCGGATGTGGCACTACACCGAGGGCATCCGGAACTGGGACCCGATCTGGCCCGGCCACGGCATCCGGATCCTGCCCGGACCGTCCTCGATGTGGTTCGACGCGCTGGGCCGCCGCCTGCCCGCCCCGTGCCTGCCCGGATACGACACCCTCGGCACCCTGAAGCACCTGCGCACCACCGAGGACATCGCCGGCCACGACCACTCCTGGTTCATCCTCACCCAGAAGATCGTCGAGAAGGAGTTCGCGCTGTCGGGCTCCGAGCAGAACCCCGACATCACCGCCAAGGACCGCCGGGCGTTCCTGCGTGAGCGGGTGCTCGGAAAGGGCGCCCCGGGCCCCGTGGCCGCGTTCCTGCGCGAGGGCGCCGACTTCGTGACCGCGCCCGACCTGGAACGGCTCGTCGAGAAGATGAACGCGCTGACCGACAAGCCGCTCCTCGACGCGGCCGCGATCCGCGGCCAGATCGAGGCCCGCGACCTCCAGATCGCCAACCCCTACGGCAAGGACACCCAGGTGCAGGGCCTGCGCAACGCGCGCCGCTACATAGGCGACCGGCTCGGCCGGGTCGCCACCCCGCACCGCATCCTCGATCCCGGGGCCGGACCGCTGATCGGCGTCAAACTGCACGTCCTGACCCGCAAGACCCTCGGCGGCATCCAGACCGACCTCGACTCCCGCGCCCTGGGCGCCGACGGACGGCCGATCGAGGGCCTGTACGCGGCGGGCGAGGTGGCCGGCTTCGGCGGCGGCGGTGTGCACGGCTACAACGCCCTGGAGGGGACCTTCCTCGGTGGCTGCCTCTTCTCGGGACGCGCGGCGGGCCGGGCCGCCGCGCAGCAGACCGCCTGAGCCGACGCGGCGGCCCGTCTCCTCAGGTGCCGAGGAGGCGGGCCAGCACCGCCGCGTGGCTCCGCTCGGGGGACTTGGACGCGGTCAGCAGGGTCAGCGTCGTCCCGCCCGCGGTCGTGCGCAGCCCGTCGAGGAGGCGGGCCGCTTCGGGCTCGGCCAGCTCCGCCTCGTAGCGGCGGGCGAACTCCTCGTACGACGGCTCGCCCGTGTGGTACCAGCGGCGCAGCCCGGTGGACGGGGTGAGCGCCTTGGGCCACTCGTCCACCTGCGCCGCGTCCTTCGACAGCCCGCGCGGCCAGAGCCGGTCGACCAGGACACGTACGCCGTCGTCGGGTTCGGGCCGGTCGTAGACACGGCGCACGCGGACACTCACACGCGGGACCTTTCTCGGGGCGGGTCGTCCGGGGAGCGTACGCCGGGCGGGCGGCCGCGGCCGTCGAAGCGGCCGGGGTTCCGCGGCTGTGTCGGCCGGATCCCGGTCGGGACGGGGCGGCCGATTCGGCAATGGGGTCAGCGCGGGCGCAGCGTCTGCTCCGCCGTGCGCGTCACGGCCTCCGCCACCGCCGCCAGGGCGGGGGAGTCGAGCTTCCACTGCTGCCAGTACAGCGGGACGTCCACCGCCCGGTCGGGCGCCAGGTGCACGAGCCGGCCCGAGCGCAGCAGCGGTTCGGCCTGGACCTCGGGCACCATTCCCCAGCCGAGGCCGGCGGCGACCGCGTCGACGAATCCCTCCGAGGTGGGGACGTAGTGCCGCAGCGGGCCCGCGCCGCCCGCGCCGCCCAGCAGTCTGCGCAC
Coding sequences:
- a CDS encoding FAD-binding dehydrogenase, coding for MDADVIVVGAGLAGLVAAHELTSRGRKVALVDQENAANLGGQAFWSFGGLFLVDSPEQRRLRVKDSFDLAWNDWQGSAGFDRLDDEDSWAVRWARAYVEFAAGEKQSWLTGHGISFLPTVGWAERGDLRAHGHGNSVPRFHVAWGTGTGVVEPFVRHAEQAARDGLLTFHHRHRVDELVIEEGAARGVRGTVLADDDSPRGVASNRDRTGDFELTAQAVVVTTGGIGADHDIVRRHWPERLGTPPARMVTGVPAYVDGRMLDISAAAGVRLVNRDRMWHYTEGIRNWDPIWPGHGIRILPGPSSMWFDALGRRLPAPCLPGYDTLGTLKHLRTTEDIAGHDHSWFILTQKIVEKEFALSGSEQNPDITAKDRRAFLRERVLGKGAPGPVAAFLREGADFVTAPDLERLVEKMNALTDKPLLDAAAIRGQIEARDLQIANPYGKDTQVQGLRNARRYIGDRLGRVATPHRILDPGAGPLIGVKLHVLTRKTLGGIQTDLDSRALGADGRPIEGLYAAGEVAGFGGGGVHGYNALEGTFLGGCLFSGRAAGRAAAQQTA
- a CDS encoding DUF488 domain-containing protein, encoding MSVRVRRVYDRPEPDDGVRVLVDRLWPRGLSKDAAQVDEWPKALTPSTGLRRWYHTGEPSYEEFARRYEAELAEPEAARLLDGLRTTAGGTTLTLLTASKSPERSHAAVLARLLGT